Proteins encoded together in one Miscanthus floridulus cultivar M001 chromosome 16, ASM1932011v1, whole genome shotgun sequence window:
- the LOC136510506 gene encoding uncharacterized protein, with product MGDREWMYSGFASKSHEWIRGTTEFLEHAFGPAAKGSIRMPCPCSECRNKKKKVKAQVLRDLFKHGFVPNYTRWRHHGEYHPIRDEVVRPILEEYDGDAGMADMMADFHEAQFGEGMDVEEDPKETAKAFYDMMESAQKPLHEKTKLTQLDAVSRLIGLKSQLGISRDGFDLVLSIVGGLLPADHVLPTNTYATQKLLRALKMPYEGIHACPKGCVLFRGDLEEAKTCPKCDASRFVLVEGSDGSMKQSKVPEKVIRHLPFLPRLQRLYMTEESAK from the coding sequence ATgggtgaccgtgagtggatgtactcgggcTTCGCAAGTAAGAGCCACGAATGGATTAGGGGGACGACTGAgttcctggagcatgcatttggcccagctgctaaagggtcgattcggatgccgtgtccctgcagcgagtgcaggaacaagaagaagaaagtaaaggCTCAGGTGTTGAGAGATCTGTTCAAGCACGGGTTCGTTCCAAACTATACCCGTTGGCGCCACCATGGTGAATACCATCCTATTAGGGACGAGGTGGTGCGACCCATCCTCGAGGAGTATGATGGCGATGCCGGGATGGCAGACATGATGGCAGACTTCCACGAAGCACAGTTTGGCGAAGGAATGGATGTGGAGGAAGATCCGAAGGAAACCGCGAAGGCCTTCTAtgacatgatggagtcggcacagaagccccttcacgagaagacaaagcttacgcaACTGGATGCCGTCTCACGCCTGATAGGGTTGAAGTCGCAGCTGGGCATTAGTCGAGATGGCTTCGATCTCGTGTTGAGCATTGTTGGGGGACTGCTTCCGGCAGATCATGTCCTGCCGACGAACACCTACGCTACACAGaagctccttcgtgcacttaagatgccgtatgaggggatccatgcttgtccaaaggggtgcgtcctattcagGGGAGACCTCGAGGAAGCAAAAACCTGTCCGAAGTGCGATGCCTCTAGGTTCGTGTTGGTAGAAGGCTCTGATGGCAGCATGAAACAGTCTAAGGTCCCCGAGAAGGTCatacggcaccttcctttcctaccgaggcTGCAACGGCTGTATATGACGGAGGAGTCCGCGAaatag